One window of the Triticum dicoccoides isolate Atlit2015 ecotype Zavitan chromosome 3B, WEW_v2.0, whole genome shotgun sequence genome contains the following:
- the LOC119276406 gene encoding putative pentatricopeptide repeat-containing protein At5g52630, whose protein sequence is MTPPLPPLAAAPACARTLADLLVALSAARALPKGQQLHGHLLKGGHLPAVASSHALLAHHLLTFYARCSLPELSLRAFLDLPAAPSPAAWSSLISSFAQNGLPAAAFDAFRRMLAAGVPATDRSIPPAAKAVAAAADSSRPPLAPHALHGLASKTPFAGDVFVGSAVLDMYAKCGNLADARRVFDEMPERNVVSWSALIGGYADAGMHPAALCIFRSALEEAVQVNDFTVSCIVRVCAAATLFELGAQVHARSIKTALDASPFVGSSLVSLYSKCGLVDCAYRVFSAAPERNLGIWNAVLIASAQHGHTSTAFERFTKMQNAGFRPNFITFLCLLTACSHAGLVDEGKRYFSLMKEYRIEPQVEHYAAMVDLLGRVGRITEALDLIESMPMEPPDSVWGALLMACRMFKDVDTAAIAAKRLFETGSRSSGAHMLLSSTYAAAGRHVDAALARKAMRDAGIRKETGLSWLEAAGEVHTFVSNCRRHPRSNEIYNVLEKVGKKMAAAGYVADTSAVVKDVDRNEKCASLGYHSERLAIGLGLLIVPEGVPIRVMKNLRVCDDCHNAVKYLSKCTGRVVVLRDNRRFHRFEDGLCSCGDFW, encoded by the coding sequence atgaccccgccgttgccgccgctcGCCGCGGCTCCCGCCTGCGCGCGCACGCTGGCCGACCTCCTAGTTGCGCTCTCAGCCGCCCGCGCGCTCCCCAAGGGccagcagctccatggccatcttctCAAGGGCGGCCATCTCCCCGCCGTCGCCTCCTCGCATGCGCTGCTCGCCCACCACCTCCTCACCTTCTACGCCCGCTGCTCGCTCCCCGAACTTTCCCTCCGCGCCTTCCTCGATCTCCCCGCTGCCCCCTCCCCCGCCGCATGGTCCTCCCTCATATCCTCCTTCGCCCAGAACGGCCTCCCCGCCGCAGCCTTTGACGCCTTCCGCCGCATGCTCGCGGCCGGGGTCCCCGCCACCGACCGCTCCATCCCCCCCGCTGCCAAGGCCGTCGCAGCTGCCGCGGACTCCTCGCGCCCTCCGCTTGCCCCGCATGCCCTCCATGGCCTTGCCTCCAAGACGCCGTTCGCGGGCGACGTGTTCGTGGGCTCGGCGGTTCTTGACATGTATGCCAAGTGCGGGAACCTTGCGGACGCCCGCcgggtgttcgacgaaatgccggaGCGGAATGTTGTCTCGTGGTCTGCCCTCATTGGTGGCTACGCGGATGCTGGGATGCATCCTGCAGCGCTCTGCATCTTCCGCTCGGCACTGGAGGAGGCTGTGCAGGTCAATGACTTCACAGTTTCGTGCATTGTTCGTGTGTGTGCTGCAGCCACACTCTTTGAGCTTGGGGCTCAGGTGCATGCCCGGTCTATAAAGACAGCACTTGATGCATCGCCGTTTGTGGGCAGCTCGCTTGTTTCTCTGTACTCCAAGTGTGGCCTTGTGGATTGTGCTTACCGGGTGTTTAGTGCAGCACCTGAGAGAAACCTTGGGATTTGGAACGCAGTGCTCATTGCATCTGCACAGCATGGCCATACTTCCACAGCATTTGAACGTTTCACAAAGATGCAGAATGCCGGGTTCCGTCCTAACTTCATTACCTTCCTGTGTTTACTCACAGCATGTAGCCACGCTGGTCTTGTCGATGAGGGGAAGCGATATTTTTCCCTCATGAAAGAATATAGAATTGAACCGCAGGTTGAACATTATGCTGCAATGGTTGACCTACTTGGTCGTGTAGGACGTATAACTGAAGCACTGGACCTTATTGAGTCAATGCCCATGGAACCACCTGACTCTGTTTGGGGTGCACTCCTAATGGCATGTCGCATGTTCAAGGATGTAGACACTGCGGCAATTGCTGCAAAGAGACTGTTTGAGACAGGGTCTCGCAGCTCTGGTGCACACATGCTCTTGTCAAGCACGTATGCAGCTGCGGGAAGGCATGTCGATGCAGCACTTGCAAGGAAGGCAATGCGTGATGCAGGTATACGGAAAGAGACTGGTCTTAGCTGGCTTGAGGCTGCAGGAGAGGTGCATACCTTTGTTTCAAACTGCAGGAGACATCCAAGAAGCAACGAAATTTATAATGTGCTGGAGAAAGTTGGTAAGAAAATGGCGGCAGCTGGTTATGTGGCAGACACTAGTGCAGTAGTTAAGGATGTGGACAGAAATGAGAAGTGCGCATCACTGGGGTATCACAGCGAAAGGCTAGCAATAGGGTTAGGGCTCTTGATTGTTCCGGAAGGTGTGCCAATCCGAGTTATGAAGAACTTAAGAGTGTGTGATGATTGTCACAATGCAGTTAAGTATCTCAGTAAGTGTACAGGAAGAGTTGTGGTTCTCAGGGATAACCGTCGATTCCACCGGTTTGAAGATGGGTTGTGCTCTTGTGGGGATTTCTGGTGA
- the LOC119276408 gene encoding phospholipase A1-II 1, translating to MSSLRGFGNIARRWRELNGANYWKGLLDPLDVDLRKNIINYGELSQAAYTGLNRERRSRYAGSCLFRRKDFLSRVDVSNPNLYEITKFIYAMCTVSLPDDFMIKPLSKAAWSKQSNWMGFVAVATDEGKEVLGRRDVVVAWRGTIRVLEWMDDLDISLVPASEIVRPGSANDPRVHGGWLSVYTSTDPGSRYNKQSARYQVLDEVERLQDLYKQEETSITITGHSLGAALATISATDIVSNGYNKTCPVSAFVFGSPRVGNSDFQKAFDSAEDLRLLRVRNSPDVVPNWPKLGYSDAGTELMIDTGESPYIKSPGNPLTWHDMECYMHGVAGTQGSNGGFELEVDRDIALVNKHEDALKKEYSIPPSWWVVQNKGMVKGKDGRWHLADHEDDDD from the exons ATGAGTTCTCTAAGAGGGTTTGGAAATATCGCCAGAAGATGGAGAGAACTCAACGGTGCGAATTACTGGAAGGGGCTACTTGATCCTCTTGACGTCGACCTCCGGAAGAATATCATCAACTACGGTGAGCTCTCACAGGCAGCATACACTGGGCTCAACAGAGAGAGAAGGTCAAGGTATGCTGGGTCTTGCCTCTTCAGACGCAAGGACTTCCTCAGCAGGGTAGATGTATCAAACCCTAATCTGTATGAGATTACGAAGTTTATATATGCAATGTGTACGGTGAGCTTGCCGGATGATTTCATGATAAAGCCGCTGTCAAAGGCCGCATGGAGCAAGCAATCAAATTGGATGGGGTTTGTTGCTGTGGCCACCGACGAGGGTAAGGAAGTGCTCGGGAGGCGGGATGTGGTGGTGGCATGGCGTGGGACAATACGGGTGCTAGAGTGGATGGATGACCTTGATATTTCCTTGGTGCCTGCTTCAGAAATAGTACGACCAGGCAGTGCCAATGACCCCCGTGTTCATGGAGGATGGTTGTCTGTCTACACGAGTACTGACCCAGGGTCTCGGTACAATAAACAGAGTGCACGATATCAG GTGTTGGATGAAGTTGAAAGGCTGCAAGATCTGTACAAGCAAGAGGAGACCAGCATCACCATAACAGGTCACAGCCTTGGGGCCGCTCTTGCAACCATTAGTGCTACCGACATTGTCTCCAACGGCTACAACAAGACCTGCCCAGTCTCGGCCTTCGTGTTTGGTAGCCCCAGAGTGGGCAACTCCGACTTCCAGAAAGCATTTGACAGTGCAGAAGATCTGAGGTTGCTCCGTGTCCGGAACTCCCCTGACGTGGTCCCAAACTGGCCAAAGCTGGGATACAGCGACGCCGGCACGGAGCTCATGATCGACACAGGGGAATCACCCTACATCAAGAGCCCTGGGAACCCCTTAACATGGCATGATATGGAGTGTTACATGCATGGGGTTGCCGGGACGCAGGGGAGCAACGGAGGGTTTGAGTTGGAGGTTGATCGGGACATAGCGTTGGTGAATAAACACGAAGATGCACTGAAGAAGGAGTATTCGATTCCACCGTCTTGGTGGGTGGTTCAGAACAAAGGTATGGTGAAAGGCAAGGATGGTCGGTGGCATCTGGccgaccatgaggatgatgatgactga